CATCTCCTCGACCGACGCCGTGACGGCCTCCGTGGCGCACTCGGAGACCAGGCAGTGCACGGTGTCCCGCATGATCAGCGGGGGTTCGGCCGGGTTGAGGACAATGATCGCCTTGCCGCGCGCGGCACCACCGACCCGCTCGATCGCGGAGGAGGTCGTCTCGGTGAACTCGTCGATGTTCGCCCGGGTACCCGGACCGGCGGAGCGGGAGGCGATGGACGCGACGATCTCGCCGTAGTGGACCTGCGATACGGCGTTGACCGCGGCGACGATCGGGATAGTGGCCTGGCCCCCGCAGGTGACCATGTTGACGTTGGGCGCGTCGAGGTGGGCGTCGCCGTTGACCGGCGGGACGACGTACGGGCCGAGCGCCGCCGGAGTGAGGTCGACCAGGGTGCGGCCGAGCGGGCGGAGCACCTCGTCGTGGTGGCGGTGGGCGCCGGCCGAGGTGGCGTCGAAGACGATGTCGATGTCGGCGAACTCGTCCAGCTTCACCAGGCCTTCGACACCCTCGTGGGTCGTGGCGACCTTGAGACGGCGGGCGCGGGCCAGGCCGTCGGAGTCCGGGTCGATACCGGCCATCGCGGTGATCTCCAGGCTCTCCGAGAGCCGCAGGACCTTGATCATGAGGTCGGTGCCGATGTTGCCGGAGCCGATGATGGCGACCTTGGTGGTCATGACTGCGCCCCTTCCTGGGCGAACCCGACCTGGACAGAGCCCAGGCCGAAGATATGGGCGTCGAAGACGTCACACGGGGCTGCGGGGGCCATCGGGCCCAGGGCCCCGGTCAGCACGAGGTCGCCGGCCCGCAGCGGGTCGCCGCGCTCCGCGAGGGCCTGGGCCAGCCAG
This DNA window, taken from Streptomyces sp. NBC_00663, encodes the following:
- a CDS encoding acetaldehyde dehydrogenase (acetylating), coding for MTTKVAIIGSGNIGTDLMIKVLRLSESLEITAMAGIDPDSDGLARARRLKVATTHEGVEGLVKLDEFADIDIVFDATSAGAHRHHDEVLRPLGRTLVDLTPAALGPYVVPPVNGDAHLDAPNVNMVTCGGQATIPIVAAVNAVSQVHYGEIVASIASRSAGPGTRANIDEFTETTSSAIERVGGAARGKAIIVLNPAEPPLIMRDTVHCLVSECATEAVTASVEEMVARVQAYVSGYRLKQKVQYEKVAADDPLSGLGPGELLKVSVFLEVEGAAHYLPAYAGNLDIMTSAALRTAERMAAHSREAAK